From Pseudoleptotrichia goodfellowii, a single genomic window includes:
- a CDS encoding sigma-70 family RNA polymerase sigma factor, with the protein MLKRIIEDIKKKENYSFEKIIEDNNMSDDDFFELLKFIYSEKISEIRTSTENNDFIVLEDENYYVEEKDIIKAYLEDIKEKYEEFDKKMKNESRELIDEYLKVAVRESLLYSKFGFSFLDTVQEATLGVLSGINYYDRIKEISKDPEFFIKSFAVKYILEFQKNLLKDIKASELSYVLYLKVKVDKEMGHSIDEISKQMNVTPEYIEDLEKLFDGVEPEELIQNEQILEKADKITQLYILENIPKKLSYLDEKILVMAYGLDDKVYTEKEIAKTLNISLHNVNILKEKAINKLSIDLLKNEFTKNSEKMEYMIN; encoded by the coding sequence ATGTTAAAAAGAATAATAGAAGATATAAAGAAAAAAGAAAATTACAGTTTTGAAAAAATAATAGAAGATAATAATATGTCCGATGATGACTTTTTTGAACTTTTAAAGTTTATTTATTCGGAGAAGATTTCAGAAATAAGAACATCTACAGAAAACAATGATTTTATCGTTTTGGAAGATGAAAATTACTATGTAGAAGAAAAAGATATAATAAAAGCTTATTTGGAAGATATAAAAGAAAAATATGAAGAGTTTGATAAAAAAATGAAAAATGAAAGCAGAGAATTAATAGACGAATATCTAAAAGTGGCAGTAAGAGAAAGTCTTCTTTACTCGAAATTCGGTTTTTCATTTTTGGATACAGTACAGGAAGCAACTTTGGGAGTATTGTCGGGAATTAATTACTATGACAGAATAAAAGAAATATCCAAAGATCCGGAATTTTTTATTAAAAGTTTTGCTGTAAAATACATTCTGGAATTTCAGAAAAATCTTTTAAAAGATATAAAAGCATCCGAGCTTTCTTATGTTTTATACTTGAAAGTAAAAGTTGACAAAGAAATGGGACACAGTATAGACGAAATAAGCAAACAGATGAATGTAACACCTGAATATATAGAGGATTTGGAAAAGCTTTTTGACGGAGTGGAGCCTGAAGAATTGATTCAGAATGAGCAGATTCTCGAAAAAGCCGATAAAATAACACAACTTTATATTTTGGAAAATATTCCTAAAAAGTTAAGCTATCTGGATGAAAAAATTCTTGTTATGGCTTACGGACTGGATGATAAAGTTTATACAGAAAAAGAAATAGCAAAAACTTTAAATATTTCTTTACATAATGTAAATATTTTAAAAGAAAAAGCTATAAATAAACTGTCTATTGATTTATTGAAAAATGAGTTTACGAAAAACAGTGAAAAAATGGAGTATATGATTAATTAA
- the rpoD gene encoding RNA polymerase sigma factor RpoD, with protein MSEKKEDLKKRLANLMKQAKEEKIVSYEEINSILSVGFSTQKIDQLIKKLQDDGVNIVDTLKDKQELLKVNKILSEDLEKVEVVDFDDSEDEFVENEIDDSEVDKLLQTDLLKMAESMDVDEPIKMYLREIGQIPLLSYEEEIDYAQRVLKGDEEAKQKLIESNLRLVVSIAKKHTNRGLKMLDLIQEGNMGLMKAVEKFEYEKGFKFSTYATWWIRQAITRAIADQGRTIRIPVHMIETINKIKKESRIILQETGKEPTAEELSKKLEIPVDKVKNILEMNQDPISLETPVGSEEDSELGDFVEDDKFLNPYDATTRVLLKEQLDEILKTLNEREEMVLRYRYGLDDGSQKTLEEVGKIFNVTRERIRQIEVKALRKLRHPSRRKKLEDYRS; from the coding sequence ATGTCTGAGAAAAAAGAAGATTTAAAAAAACGTCTCGCAAATTTAATGAAACAGGCAAAAGAAGAAAAGATAGTCAGCTATGAGGAGATAAATTCGATTTTATCGGTCGGATTTTCTACACAAAAAATAGATCAGTTAATAAAAAAACTTCAGGATGACGGGGTAAATATTGTAGATACTTTAAAAGATAAACAGGAATTGCTTAAAGTGAACAAGATTTTGTCTGAGGATTTGGAAAAAGTTGAAGTTGTTGATTTCGATGATTCGGAAGATGAATTTGTTGAAAATGAAATAGATGATTCGGAAGTCGACAAACTGCTTCAGACAGATTTACTTAAAATGGCTGAAAGCATGGATGTGGATGAGCCTATAAAAATGTATCTGAGAGAAATAGGTCAAATTCCTCTGCTTAGTTATGAAGAGGAGATTGACTATGCTCAGAGAGTTTTAAAAGGCGATGAAGAAGCAAAACAGAAACTTATAGAATCTAACTTAAGACTTGTTGTAAGTATAGCCAAAAAGCATACAAACAGGGGACTTAAAATGCTCGATTTGATACAGGAAGGAAATATGGGGCTTATGAAAGCTGTAGAAAAATTTGAGTATGAAAAAGGATTCAAATTTTCCACATACGCAACATGGTGGATCAGACAGGCAATTACCCGTGCCATAGCCGATCAGGGAAGAACCATAAGAATACCTGTTCATATGATAGAAACTATAAATAAAATAAAAAAAGAGAGTAGAATTATTTTACAGGAAACAGGTAAAGAACCTACTGCGGAAGAACTTTCCAAAAAGCTTGAAATTCCTGTGGATAAAGTAAAAAATATACTTGAAATGAATCAGGATCCTATATCCCTTGAAACTCCTGTAGGAAGTGAAGAGGACAGTGAATTGGGAGATTTTGTCGAAGACGATAAATTTTTAAATCCTTATGATGCGACTACAAGAGTATTGTTAAAAGAACAGTTGGATGAAATATTGAAAACTCTGAACGAAAGAGAAGAAATGGTTCTCAGATACAGATACGGTTTGGATGACGGCTCTCAAAAGACACTGGAAGAAGTAGGAAAAATATTCAATGTTACGAGAGAACGTATCAGACAGATAGAAGTAAAAGCATTGAGAAAATTAAGACACCCTAGTAGAAGAAAAAAATTGGAAGATTACAGGAGCTAA
- the dnaG gene encoding DNA primase: MYKDTEIQKLIDNLDIVQVIGEYVTLKKAGVNYKGFSPFKDEKTPSFVVSPVKNIFKDFSTGIGGNAISFYMKINNISFYEAVEELSRKYNVSIKKLNINKNIDNPNTKYYEIMREAQTFFKNNIINSEEALKYMENRGYSREEIQKFDIGFSFNSWDSLLKHLKEKGYNESDLLELGLIRKNDEGNVFDYFRNRIMFPIYNDTMKLIGFGGRTVENNSDIPKYLNSPDSKIFKKGKELYGLSNRGENIKKKGLAILMEGYLDVLTAQKNGFINSVASLGTAFTEEQAQLLKKYTNNVIIAYDNDEAGKNAIIKAGNILKKQDFNVRCLSIEGKEKDPDEYLRKHGRKDFLEILKTSKNYFDFLYDYYSEDLNLNEISGKKEFIQKFKGFFSNVINKTERNLYINKLSVELGIDKDILSEEFVMKKKDFSDRNPIRKKRHETVATKKTKEELNDLLEKETLEFILRYRENGNSEYRKYCEKLESKNFTNIIYGEILEKLKKIEFDMKNLNNSIFEEEETEMITTMILNANTQPVNAEKEYKDHFKGWFDRELNNALDLTDKKDVLYKTKLQRIKTDLKSRYDINEIEKEYEEFKLIRRSDYV, translated from the coding sequence ATGTATAAAGATACCGAAATACAAAAACTTATTGATAATCTTGATATTGTTCAGGTTATCGGAGAATATGTAACATTGAAAAAAGCGGGTGTAAATTACAAGGGTTTTTCTCCTTTTAAAGATGAGAAAACACCTTCCTTTGTGGTGAGTCCCGTAAAAAATATTTTTAAAGATTTCAGTACAGGTATAGGCGGAAATGCAATTTCTTTCTATATGAAAATAAATAATATAAGTTTCTATGAAGCTGTTGAGGAATTATCGAGAAAATATAATGTATCGATAAAAAAACTGAATATAAATAAAAATATTGATAATCCCAATACAAAATATTATGAAATAATGAGAGAAGCACAAACTTTCTTTAAAAACAATATAATAAACTCGGAAGAAGCTTTGAAATATATGGAAAATAGGGGTTATTCCCGAGAAGAAATACAAAAATTTGATATAGGTTTTTCTTTTAATTCATGGGATTCATTGCTTAAACATCTAAAAGAAAAAGGTTATAACGAAAGCGACCTTTTGGAATTGGGACTTATAAGGAAAAATGATGAAGGAAATGTATTTGATTATTTCAGAAACAGAATAATGTTTCCGATTTATAACGATACAATGAAGTTGATCGGTTTCGGAGGAAGAACTGTAGAAAATAATTCCGACATACCGAAATATCTAAATTCTCCTGATTCAAAAATCTTTAAAAAAGGAAAAGAACTTTACGGATTATCCAATAGGGGAGAAAATATAAAGAAAAAAGGGCTTGCAATATTGATGGAAGGTTATCTGGATGTATTGACGGCTCAGAAAAACGGTTTTATTAATTCGGTAGCAAGTTTGGGAACAGCTTTCACCGAAGAACAGGCACAACTGCTGAAAAAATATACGAATAACGTAATAATAGCATACGATAATGATGAGGCAGGGAAAAATGCAATAATAAAAGCCGGGAATATTTTAAAAAAGCAGGATTTTAATGTAAGATGTCTTTCTATTGAAGGAAAAGAAAAAGATCCTGATGAATATTTAAGAAAACATGGCAGAAAAGATTTTCTTGAAATTCTGAAAACTTCAAAAAATTATTTTGATTTTTTATACGATTATTATTCGGAAGATCTGAACTTAAATGAAATATCGGGAAAAAAAGAGTTTATACAAAAATTTAAAGGATTCTTTTCAAATGTAATTAACAAAACAGAAAGAAATCTCTATATTAATAAACTGTCTGTAGAATTGGGGATAGATAAAGACATTTTATCGGAAGAATTTGTTATGAAAAAGAAAGATTTTTCCGATAGAAATCCGATAAGGAAAAAAAGACATGAAACTGTAGCAACAAAAAAAACAAAAGAAGAATTAAACGATCTTCTTGAAAAAGAAACATTGGAATTTATATTAAGATACAGAGAAAACGGAAATTCTGAATATAGAAAATATTGTGAGAAACTCGAAAGTAAAAATTTTACTAATATCATATATGGAGAAATATTGGAAAAACTTAAAAAAATAGAATTTGATATGAAAAATTTGAATAACTCAATATTTGAAGAAGAAGAAACAGAAATGATAACGACAATGATATTAAATGCCAATACGCAGCCCGTTAATGCGGAAAAAGAATATAAAGATCATTTTAAAGGCTGGTTTGACAGAGAATTAAATAATGCACTTGACTTGACGGATAAAAAAGATGTATTATATAAAACAAAATTACAGAGAATAAAGACCGATTTAAAAAGCCGATATGATATTAATGAAATTGAAAAAGAATACGAAGAATTTAAATTGATAAGGAGATCAGATTATGTCTGA
- the rpoZ gene encoding DNA-directed RNA polymerase subunit omega: MKKDKITIDDLLTKIPNKYELAIVAGKVAKEEFIKGHDKFRIMDNVFRDIMDDEIEVKK; the protein is encoded by the coding sequence ATGAAAAAAGATAAAATAACTATTGATGATTTATTGACAAAAATACCTAATAAATATGAACTGGCAATAGTTGCCGGAAAAGTTGCCAAAGAAGAATTTATAAAAGGACATGATAAATTTAGAATAATGGACAATGTTTTCAGAGATATTATGGACGATGAAATCGAAGTAAAAAAATAA
- the gmk gene encoding guanylate kinase, with the protein MMKGKLIIVSGPSGSGKSTVTKIVKDRLNIPLSISATTRKPREGEVEGIDYYFLSEDEFKRKISNDEFYEYANVHGNYYGTLKKTVEENLEKGLNVILEIDVQGALIAKDKKKDAVLVFFKTKDTKILEERLRGRKTDSEEVIKKRLENALKELEFENKYDYTVINEDIEDSCQKLIEIINE; encoded by the coding sequence ATTATGAAAGGTAAGCTTATTATAGTATCGGGTCCAAGCGGATCGGGGAAATCTACAGTGACTAAAATAGTAAAAGACAGGTTGAATATCCCTCTTTCAATTTCGGCAACTACAAGAAAACCGAGAGAGGGAGAAGTCGAAGGAATAGATTATTATTTTCTTTCAGAAGACGAGTTTAAAAGAAAAATTTCAAATGACGAATTTTACGAATATGCCAATGTTCACGGCAATTATTACGGAACACTCAAAAAGACTGTAGAAGAAAACCTTGAAAAAGGTCTTAATGTCATTTTGGAAATAGATGTACAGGGAGCATTAATAGCCAAAGATAAGAAAAAAGATGCAGTTCTTGTGTTTTTCAAAACTAAGGATACTAAAATACTGGAAGAAAGATTGAGAGGAAGAAAAACCGATTCCGAAGAAGTCATAAAGAAAAGACTTGAAAATGCATTAAAAGAATTGGAATTTGAAAATAAGTATGATTATACTGTCATAAACGAAGATATAGAAGATTCCTGTCAAAAGCTTATTGAAATAATTAATGAGTAA
- a CDS encoding extracellular matrix/biofilm biosynthesis regulator RemA family protein: protein MKTLNIGFNNFVIDEHVISIIVPDTAPARRLREDAKNRDSLIDATAGRKTRAIIIMDNGFVILSAVNVETLIQRIEQNND, encoded by the coding sequence ATGAAAACCTTAAATATAGGATTTAATAATTTTGTTATTGATGAACATGTGATAAGTATAATAGTGCCGGACACTGCTCCGGCAAGAAGACTGAGAGAGGATGCCAAAAATCGGGATTCGTTAATAGATGCTACTGCCGGAAGAAAAACGAGAGCAATAATAATAATGGATAACGGTTTTGTCATTCTGTCTGCAGTCAATGTGGAAACATTGATTCAAAGAATAGAGCAGAATAATGATTAG
- the rpoC gene encoding DNA-directed RNA polymerase subunit beta': protein MSIRDFDSIQIKLASPEKILEWSHGEITKAETINYRTLKPEMDGLFCERIFGPSKDYECSCGKYKRMRYKGMTCEKCGVEVTTSKVRRERMGHIQLATPIAHIWYSKGTPNKMSLLLGISTKELESVLYFSRYIVTDKGDTELEKGQILTDREYKMYESQYKNGFTAKMGAEGVLKLLQEIDLQELEKELEKEMESVNSSQKRKKIIKRLKIVRDLILAGNRPEWMILTILPVIPADLRPMVQLDGGRFATSDLNDLYRRVINRNIRLNKLMSIKAPEIVIKNEKRMLQEAVDALIDNGRRGKPVVTQNNRELKSLSDMLKGKQGRFRQNLLGKRVDYSGRSVIVVGPNLKMNQCGLPKKMALELYKPFLMRELVKRELATNIKTAKKMVEEEDENVWELIEEIIKNHPVLLNRAPTLHRLSIQAFEPTLIEGKAIRLHPLVCSAFNADFDGDQMAVHLVLSNEAQMEAKLLMLATNNILAPSSGKPIAVPSQDMVMGCYYMTKERKGEKGEGKYFSNKNQLITAYQSKQVDTHALVKVRIDGELIETTPGRLMFNTMLPKEVRNYSKTFGKGELAKLIAELYKKFGFEKTSELIDKIKNFGFHYGTTAGITVGIEDLEIPVTKKAILEKAESDVAEVEEQYKSGEIIDAERYRRTVAIWSEAVDRVTHEMMDNLDEFNPVYMMANSGARGSVAQMRQLGGMRGLMADTQGRIIEIPIKANFREGLNILEFFMSSHGARKGLADTALRTADSGYLTRRLVDISHEVIVNHDDCGCEEGIVVSDLVDAGNVIEKLSERIYGRYLAEDLVHEGEVIAERNTMIMDDLIKKIEELDIKEVKIRTPLTCKLEKGVCKKCYGLDLSNHKEILKGEAVGVIAAQSIGEPGTQLTMRTFHTGGVATAAAVQSDYKADVSGKVKLKDITTLENEKGIEVVVSQTGRIIVGKHRYEVPSGSVLKVKDGESVKKGQVLVEFDPYQVPIITSESGKVEFRDIYVRENIDVKYGVTERIAIKPVESSDVNPRIIIYNKNKKVAEYNVPYGAYLMVKEGETVKKGQIITKILKTGEGNKDITGGLPRVQELFEARNPKGKATLSEVSGRVIFSDKKKKGMRLITIEDPETGKPIKEYTVPVGEHLVVTNEMLIEKGAKITDGPVSPHDILKIKGLVAAQQFILESVQQVYREQGVPINDKHIEIIVKQMFQKVKIKEAGDTLFLEDELIDKKLVERENEKLIAKGKRPAIYEPIIQGITKAAVNTESFISASSFQETTKVLANAAIEGKIDRLEGLKENVIIGKKIPGGTGFKDYKHIKVEIKNQGNKVPVINKEAKPEVEVIEEAEIVEE, encoded by the coding sequence ATGAGTATAAGAGATTTTGACAGTATTCAAATTAAATTGGCATCGCCCGAGAAAATTCTTGAGTGGTCACATGGTGAAATAACAAAAGCCGAAACAATAAACTACAGAACATTGAAACCTGAAATGGACGGATTATTCTGTGAAAGAATATTCGGACCGTCTAAAGATTATGAATGTTCATGCGGAAAATACAAAAGAATGAGATACAAAGGTATGACTTGTGAAAAATGCGGAGTGGAAGTAACTACTTCTAAAGTAAGAAGAGAAAGAATGGGTCATATTCAACTTGCAACACCTATTGCACATATTTGGTATTCTAAAGGAACACCTAATAAAATGAGTCTTTTATTAGGGATAAGTACGAAAGAACTTGAATCAGTTCTGTATTTTTCAAGATATATAGTTACAGATAAGGGAGATACTGAACTTGAAAAAGGACAGATACTAACAGACAGAGAATATAAAATGTATGAAAGCCAGTATAAAAACGGCTTTACTGCAAAAATGGGTGCCGAAGGAGTGTTAAAACTTCTTCAGGAGATAGATTTACAGGAATTGGAAAAAGAACTTGAAAAAGAAATGGAAAGTGTAAATTCTTCTCAAAAAAGAAAAAAAATAATAAAAAGACTTAAAATTGTAAGAGATTTGATATTGGCAGGAAACAGACCGGAATGGATGATTTTAACTATTCTGCCCGTTATACCGGCAGATTTAAGACCAATGGTGCAGTTGGACGGAGGAAGATTTGCAACGTCCGACTTGAATGATTTGTACAGAAGAGTTATAAACAGAAATATAAGATTGAACAAACTTATGTCTATAAAAGCTCCCGAAATAGTAATAAAAAATGAAAAAAGAATGTTGCAGGAAGCTGTAGACGCATTGATAGATAACGGTAGAAGAGGAAAACCGGTAGTAACTCAAAATAACAGAGAACTGAAATCTCTGTCGGATATGCTTAAAGGAAAACAGGGAAGATTCAGACAGAACCTTTTGGGAAAAAGGGTTGACTATTCGGGAAGATCGGTTATCGTAGTAGGACCGAATCTTAAAATGAATCAGTGCGGACTTCCTAAAAAAATGGCACTTGAGCTTTATAAGCCGTTTTTAATGAGAGAACTTGTTAAAAGAGAATTAGCTACAAATATAAAAACTGCAAAGAAAATGGTTGAGGAAGAAGACGAGAATGTATGGGAATTGATAGAAGAAATTATAAAAAATCACCCTGTACTTTTAAACCGTGCTCCCACATTACACAGACTTTCTATACAGGCGTTTGAGCCTACACTTATAGAAGGAAAAGCCATAAGACTTCATCCGTTGGTATGTTCGGCATTTAACGCCGATTTTGACGGTGACCAGATGGCGGTTCACCTTGTATTGTCAAATGAAGCACAAATGGAAGCAAAACTTTTGATGCTTGCGACAAATAATATATTAGCCCCTTCAAGTGGAAAACCGATAGCCGTTCCTTCACAGGATATGGTCATGGGATGCTATTATATGACTAAAGAAAGAAAAGGCGAAAAAGGAGAAGGAAAATATTTCTCCAATAAGAATCAGTTAATTACAGCGTACCAAAGTAAACAGGTGGATACTCATGCCCTTGTAAAAGTCAGAATTGACGGAGAGCTTATAGAAACTACTCCGGGAAGACTTATGTTTAATACGATGCTTCCTAAAGAAGTGAGAAATTATTCAAAAACTTTCGGAAAAGGTGAATTGGCAAAGTTGATAGCGGAATTATATAAAAAATTCGGATTTGAAAAAACTTCCGAATTAATAGATAAAATTAAAAATTTCGGATTCCATTACGGAACAACTGCAGGGATTACAGTAGGTATAGAAGACTTGGAAATACCTGTTACTAAAAAAGCTATTCTGGAGAAAGCCGAAAGTGATGTTGCCGAAGTTGAAGAACAGTATAAATCAGGAGAAATAATAGATGCCGAAAGATACAGAAGAACTGTGGCAATATGGTCTGAAGCTGTGGACAGAGTAACTCATGAAATGATGGACAACCTTGATGAATTTAACCCGGTTTACATGATGGCGAACTCGGGAGCCAGAGGATCCGTAGCTCAGATGAGACAGCTCGGAGGAATGAGAGGTCTTATGGCGGATACCCAGGGACGTATCATAGAAATACCTATAAAAGCCAACTTTAGAGAAGGTCTTAACATACTGGAATTTTTCATGTCATCTCACGGAGCCAGAAAAGGATTGGCGGATACGGCATTAAGAACTGCCGATTCGGGATATTTGACAAGAAGACTTGTAGATATTTCCCATGAAGTTATAGTTAATCATGATGACTGCGGATGTGAAGAAGGAATAGTAGTTTCTGATCTTGTAGATGCAGGAAATGTTATTGAGAAATTAAGTGAAAGAATATACGGTAGATACCTTGCCGAAGATTTAGTTCATGAAGGTGAAGTTATCGCTGAAAGAAATACAATGATAATGGACGATTTAATTAAAAAAATCGAAGAATTGGATATAAAAGAAGTAAAAATAAGAACTCCTCTTACATGTAAACTTGAAAAAGGGGTATGTAAAAAATGTTACGGTCTTGATTTATCCAACCATAAAGAAATACTTAAAGGAGAAGCTGTAGGAGTTATTGCAGCACAATCGATAGGAGAGCCGGGAACACAGCTTACAATGCGTACGTTCCATACAGGAGGAGTTGCTACTGCAGCTGCAGTTCAGTCCGACTATAAAGCCGACGTATCGGGAAAAGTAAAATTGAAAGATATTACTACTCTTGAAAATGAAAAAGGAATAGAAGTAGTCGTTTCACAAACAGGAAGAATAATTGTAGGAAAACACAGATATGAAGTTCCTTCAGGTTCCGTACTTAAAGTAAAAGACGGAGAAAGCGTGAAAAAAGGTCAAGTACTGGTTGAATTTGATCCTTATCAAGTGCCGATAATTACTTCAGAATCAGGAAAAGTGGAATTTAGAGATATTTACGTGAGAGAAAATATAGATGTAAAATACGGAGTTACAGAAAGAATCGCCATAAAACCTGTGGAAAGCAGTGATGTAAACCCTAGAATTATAATTTACAATAAAAATAAAAAAGTCGCTGAATATAATGTGCCTTACGGAGCATATCTGATGGTAAAAGAAGGAGAAACTGTAAAAAAAGGTCAGATAATAACAAAAATCCTTAAAACAGGAGAAGGAAACAAAGATATTACGGGAGGTCTTCCTAGAGTGCAGGAATTGTTTGAAGCACGTAATCCTAAAGGAAAAGCTACGTTATCTGAGGTATCGGGACGTGTAATTTTCTCTGATAAAAAGAAAAAAGGTATGAGACTAATTACTATTGAAGATCCTGAAACAGGAAAACCTATAAAAGAATACACTGTTCCTGTGGGAGAACATTTGGTTGTAACTAATGAAATGCTTATTGAAAAAGGAGCAAAAATTACCGACGGACCTGTATCACCGCACGATATACTTAAAATAAAAGGACTTGTTGCAGCTCAGCAGTTTATATTGGAATCGGTACAACAGGTATATAGAGAACAGGGAGTTCCTATAAACGATAAACATATTGAAATAATAGTAAAACAGATGTTCCAGAAAGTGAAGATAAAAGAAGCAGGAGATACATTATTCCTTGAAGATGAATTAATCGATAAGAAATTAGTGGAAAGAGAAAATGAAAAATTGATTGCCAAAGGTAAAAGACCTGCAATATACGAACCGATTATACAAGGAATAACTAAAGCTGCAGTAAATACAGAAAGCTTTATTTCGGCATCTTCATTCCAGGAAACAACAAAAGTTCTTGCAAATGCGGCTATTGAAGGAAAAATAGACAGACTTGAAGGCTTGAAGGAAAATGTAATTATCGGTAAGAAAATACCGGGAGGAACAGGATTTAAAGATTATAAACATATAAAAGTTGAAATCAAAAATCAGGGAAATAAAGTTCCTGTTATAAATAAAGAAGCAAAGCCCGAAGTTGAGGTTATAGAAGAAGCTGAAATTGTAGAGGAATAG